A region from the Geotrypetes seraphini chromosome 10, aGeoSer1.1, whole genome shotgun sequence genome encodes:
- the LOC117368572 gene encoding tumor necrosis factor ligand superfamily member 6-like: MSLPVSCQKVHFARGAVEGAKKGNSVSPTCVSAPASPSPLALTQSRKTTTNDGTYLFLLVAFLLVTLALLGVGCGIYKILQLQKTLSQVQKFTSEGDLISATEQQIEHLRLKAAMSKAKHVAHVTGRNNTQSSQLDWDRKGILAFTAGIEYKSEGLVIPLNGLYFVYSKVYFRQQSCANVHLKHSVIKKTLLYPKAIVLMENLKTSSCENRRRWVQNSYLGAVFNLTKDDSLYVSVSNVALVNFEGSETFFGLFKL; the protein is encoded by the exons ATGTCCCTTCCCGTTAGCTGTCAGAAGGTTCATTTTGCCCGGGGGGCTGTAGAGGGGGCAAAGAAAGGCAACTCCGTTTCCCCCACCTGCGTCTCTGCGCCCGCTTCTCCTTCACCCCTAGCATTGACACAGTCAAGGAAGACAACGACGAACGATGGCACCTACCTTTTCCTCTTGGTTGCCTTCCTGCTGGTGACGCTTGCTCTGTTGGGTGTTGGATGCGGAATTTATAAAATTCTGCAGCTGCAGAAGACATTATCTCAAGTTCAAAAG TTTACCAGTGAAGGAGATTTAATCTCAGCCACGGAGCAACAGATCG AACATCTGAGACTCAAAGCAGCCATGAGCAAAGCAAAGCATGTGGCCCACGTAACAG GCAGAAATAATACACAATCTTCGCAGCTTGACTGGGACAGGAAAGGCATACTGGCTTTTACTGCTGGCATTGAGTATAAAAGCGAAGGACTGGTTATTCCCCTGAATGGCCTGTACTTTGTTTACTCCAAGGTGTATTTTCGACAGCAGAGCTGTGCCAACGTGCATCTTAAGCATTCGGTGATCAAAAAGACTTTGTTGTATCCAAAGGCCATAGTCCTGATGGAAAACTTAAAGACAAGTTCTTGTGAAAACAGAAGACGTTGGGTGCAGAACAGTTACCTGGGAGCGGTGTTCAACTTAACCAAAGATGATTCCTTGTATGTCAGTGTATCCAACGTTGCTTTGGTCAATTTTGAAGGATCAGAGACATTCTTTGGCTTGTTCAAGCTTTAG